A genomic window from Bacillus sp. BGMRC 2118 includes:
- a CDS encoding cytochrome c biogenesis protein — protein sequence MKDVKCECGHINPNGTVLCESCGKPIGNITDEKLVDMRYDGSARRSQVYKKSIIDKIWNFFSSVKVGVWLIVLTLIASALGTIYPQHMYIPPTVSPSEYYEATYGWTGKVYYLLGFHDLYASWWYLLLVASIGISLVICSIDRVVPLYRALKKQGVVRHEGFMKRQKLFGTSSSQNTSQDLAAVEANLIKRRYKVRKEEGHILAEKNRFSRWGPYVNHIGLIIFLIGAMLRAVPAMYTDEVLWIREGETKEIPGTDGLYYLKSEAFILELYDKEKDAEVFNEALERTGSVAKNYQTDSILYERQGEFVPGEEPQLKEVKSHPIRVNEPLKYEGFALYQVDYKLNELRTMSFNLVNKASETGFGTFTVDLFNPQNEYDLGNGYRVEVLSYFSDFYFDEQGAPASKSKVPNNPAFFFKMFTPDTPKGEVSFVAIRENSEPLGENQYKIQFAGIETQNVSGLTVRKDHTLWILGIGGAIFMIGVIQGMYWNHRRIWIKQVENEIWIAAHTNKNWYGVKKELEWIVSGTELQVPIDQSETKV from the coding sequence ATGAAAGACGTTAAATGTGAGTGTGGTCATATTAATCCAAATGGAACCGTACTATGTGAATCGTGTGGTAAGCCTATAGGAAATATTACGGATGAGAAACTTGTTGATATGCGCTATGACGGAAGTGCAAGACGTTCACAAGTTTATAAGAAATCCATTATTGATAAGATATGGAACTTCTTTTCTTCTGTAAAAGTCGGAGTTTGGTTAATTGTCCTCACACTTATAGCTTCTGCACTAGGGACAATTTACCCTCAACATATGTACATACCTCCAACAGTTAGTCCTTCTGAGTATTATGAAGCAACATATGGTTGGACGGGAAAGGTATATTATTTACTAGGTTTTCATGATTTGTATGCTTCGTGGTGGTACTTACTGCTAGTAGCAAGTATTGGAATCTCGTTAGTTATTTGTTCCATTGACCGAGTTGTTCCACTATATCGTGCTTTGAAAAAACAAGGTGTGGTTCGTCATGAAGGATTCATGAAGCGACAAAAGCTATTTGGCACATCATCTAGTCAAAACACGAGTCAGGATCTTGCTGCTGTCGAGGCAAATTTGATAAAACGCAGATACAAAGTTCGTAAGGAAGAGGGACACATCCTTGCTGAGAAAAACAGATTTTCCAGATGGGGTCCATACGTTAACCATATCGGACTCATCATTTTTTTAATTGGGGCAATGCTTCGTGCCGTTCCAGCAATGTATACAGATGAAGTTCTATGGATTAGAGAAGGCGAAACTAAAGAAATCCCAGGTACTGACGGTTTGTATTACTTAAAGAGTGAAGCCTTTATTTTAGAATTATACGATAAAGAGAAGGATGCAGAAGTTTTCAATGAGGCACTAGAACGAACAGGCTCTGTTGCGAAAAACTATCAAACTGATTCTATTCTATATGAACGACAAGGTGAGTTTGTTCCAGGAGAAGAACCACAGTTAAAAGAAGTGAAATCACACCCTATTCGTGTCAATGAGCCATTGAAGTATGAAGGTTTTGCGCTTTATCAAGTAGATTACAAGTTAAATGAATTAAGAACGATGAGCTTCAATTTAGTGAATAAAGCAAGTGAAACAGGCTTTGGAACATTTACAGTCGATTTATTTAATCCACAAAATGAATATGATTTAGGTAATGGATATCGTGTAGAAGTTTTAAGCTATTTTTCGGATTTTTATTTTGACGAGCAAGGAGCACCTGCTTCAAAATCTAAAGTTCCGAATAATCCAGCTTTCTTCTTTAAGATGTTTACACCTGATACTCCAAAAGGAGAAGTTAGTTTTGTTGCGATTAGGGAAAATAGTGAACCACTTGGGGAAAATCAGTACAAAATTCAGTTTGCAGGAATTGAAACTCAAAATGTTTCAGGTCTGACAGTACGTAAAGACCATACTCTCTGGATATTAGGAATTGGTGGTGCCATCTTTATGATAGGTGTTATACAAGGGATGTATTGGAACCATCGTCGTATTTGGATAAAACAAGTAGAAAATGAAATATGGATCGCAGCACATACCAATAAAAATTGGTATGGTGTGAAAAAAGAGTTAGAATGGATTGTAAGTGGTACTGAGCTTCAAGTACCTATTGATCAATCTGAGACAAAAGTATAA
- the resA gene encoding thiol-disulfide oxidoreductase ResA, giving the protein MKQKRLWLRTSILLLLAGALIYTLYINFFTERETVRVGSTAPNFILQDLEGNKFELEDYRGKGVFLNFWGTYCKPCEAEMPYMENQYKYFKDQGVEVIALNMDEPPLVIQRFADRHGLTFPLPVDKGLQVMNAYGVGPIPTTYLINKDGEVVKIITGSMTEKMVHDYMNMIKP; this is encoded by the coding sequence ATGAAACAAAAGAGACTTTGGCTACGTACGAGTATTTTACTGCTTCTGGCGGGAGCTTTAATCTATACGTTATATATTAATTTCTTCACTGAAAGAGAGACAGTTCGTGTAGGTTCGACAGCGCCAAACTTTATTCTCCAAGATCTTGAAGGGAATAAATTTGAGTTAGAAGATTATAGAGGCAAGGGAGTTTTCCTTAACTTTTGGGGTACATATTGTAAGCCGTGTGAAGCGGAAATGCCATACATGGAAAATCAATATAAGTACTTTAAAGATCAAGGTGTTGAAGTCATCGCATTAAATATGGATGAGCCTCCACTCGTTATCCAACGATTTGCAGACAGACACGGGTTAACATTCCCACTGCCGGTTGATAAAGGACTGCAAGTAATGAATGCTTATGGTGTCGGACCAATTCCAACAACGTATTTGATTAACAAAGATGGAGAAGTAGTTAAGATCATTACAGGTTCAATGACAGAAAAAATGGTTCACGATTATATGAATATGATCAAACCATAG
- a CDS encoding rRNA pseudouridine synthase, protein MERLQKVIAQAGVASRRKAEELILEGRVTVDGKVIKELGTKVSSNNKIEVNGIPLEREEPVYFLLYKPTGVISAVSDDKGRKVVTDFFPLIKERIYPVGRLDYDTSGVLLLTNDGEFANLLMHPKHEVDKVYIAKVKGIPTREQLKQLDRGIRLEDGMTAPAKTKLISLDKKKNTSIIQIIIHEGRNRQVRRMFEAIGCPVMKLKRERYGFLTVHGLKPGESRELTPHEVKQLRAQSQASK, encoded by the coding sequence ATGGAACGTTTACAAAAGGTAATTGCGCAAGCAGGTGTAGCATCTAGAAGAAAAGCTGAAGAGCTTATACTTGAAGGAAGAGTGACAGTGGATGGAAAGGTAATTAAAGAACTTGGGACCAAAGTTTCTTCTAATAACAAGATTGAAGTAAATGGTATTCCTCTAGAAAGAGAAGAGCCAGTATATTTCTTATTATATAAGCCAACAGGTGTCATATCAGCTGTATCAGATGATAAGGGTAGAAAGGTTGTAACAGACTTCTTCCCATTAATCAAAGAACGGATCTATCCAGTTGGACGATTGGATTATGATACTTCTGGTGTACTTTTATTAACAAACGATGGTGAATTTGCGAATCTACTTATGCACCCAAAACATGAAGTGGATAAGGTGTATATTGCGAAAGTGAAAGGAATTCCAACGAGAGAGCAATTAAAACAGCTAGATAGAGGAATACGTCTTGAGGATGGAATGACAGCACCGGCGAAAACGAAATTAATATCGTTAGATAAAAAGAAAAATACATCAATTATTCAAATAATTATTCACGAAGGACGAAACAGACAAGTAAGAAGGATGTTTGAGGCAATAGGTTGTCCGGTAATGAAGCTAAAACGTGAACGTTATGGCTTTTTAACTGTTCATGGACTGAAGCCAGGTGAATCAAGAGAATTGACTCCACATGAAGTAAAACAGCTTCGTGCACAATCTCAAGCTAGTAAATAA
- a CDS encoding spore maturation protein — protein MTIISTISLWLIPIIIGFVLVYGTVKKVPTYESFVEGGKEGITIAVSIIPYLVGMLVAISIFRASGAMEFFTGLIKPFFEMIGIPVDIVPLALIRPISGTAALGMTSDIISTYGPDSFIGRLASTLQGSTDTTFYVLTVYFGAVGIKKMGDALKIGLLADLVGIIAAIVVCTLVFA, from the coding sequence ATGACTATTATCTCAACGATTTCGTTATGGTTAATCCCTATCATTATTGGCTTTGTGCTCGTGTATGGAACTGTCAAGAAAGTACCTACTTATGAGAGCTTTGTTGAGGGCGGAAAAGAAGGAATCACGATTGCAGTCTCAATTATTCCGTATTTAGTCGGTATGCTAGTAGCAATCTCCATCTTTCGTGCATCTGGAGCAATGGAGTTTTTTACCGGATTAATTAAGCCATTCTTTGAAATGATTGGGATCCCGGTCGACATTGTACCTTTAGCACTTATCCGTCCAATCTCTGGAACTGCTGCCTTGGGTATGACAAGTGACATTATCAGCACATATGGACCGGATTCTTTTATTGGACGTTTAGCATCTACTCTTCAAGGTAGCACAGACACTACATTTTATGTGTTAACTGTTTATTTTGGGGCAGTGGGTATTAAGAAAATGGGCGATGCTTTGAAGATTGGTCTGCTTGCTGACTTAGTTGGAATAATTGCAGCAATTGTTGTTTGTACGTTAGTGTTTGCTTAA
- a CDS encoding spore maturation protein: MVNIIWVGLAVIGILFAMINGTMKQVNEAVFTGAAEAVTICIGLISILVFWLGLMRIAQSAGLLEALAKLFRPIVSRLFPEVPNDHPAMGYILSNMIANMFGLGNAATPMGIKAMEQLKELNGGKDSASRSMITFLAINTSSLTLIPTTVIAIRMQYDSASPTEIVGTTLIATFLSTIGAVMIDRYYYNKRTKKGANRK, from the coding sequence ATGGTTAATATCATTTGGGTTGGTTTAGCCGTTATTGGAATCCTATTTGCCATGATCAACGGAACGATGAAACAAGTAAATGAGGCTGTCTTTACTGGTGCGGCGGAAGCTGTTACGATTTGTATCGGACTGATAAGTATTCTAGTTTTTTGGCTTGGCCTAATGAGAATTGCACAAAGTGCAGGGTTATTAGAAGCTCTTGCTAAATTATTTAGACCAATTGTAAGTAGATTGTTTCCTGAAGTGCCAAACGACCATCCTGCGATGGGGTATATTTTGTCGAATATGATTGCCAACATGTTTGGATTAGGTAATGCCGCAACACCGATGGGGATTAAAGCAATGGAACAGTTAAAGGAATTAAACGGTGGGAAGGATTCTGCGAGTCGGTCTATGATTACATTCTTGGCCATTAATACATCTAGTCTGACGCTTATTCCTACAACGGTAATCGCCATTCGAATGCAATATGATTCTGCCAGTCCAACAGAAATTGTTGGCACAACACTAATTGCGACATTCCTGTCAACAATTGGGGCTGTGATGATCGATCGATACTATTATAATAAGAGAACAAAGAAAGGGGCTAATCGTAAATGA
- a CDS encoding D-alanyl-D-alanine carboxypeptidase, translating into MRIQTSLIYILLMTIMISILPANKAMAAPGVSASAAVLIEQESGRVIIGKHEHEKRRIASITKIMTAILAIESGKLDETVTVSQNAEGTEGSSLYLVAGEKIKLRDLVYGLMLRSGNDSAVAIAEHVGGSVEGFAYMMNQKAEEIGMKNTNFRNPHGLDTHEDHYSTAYDMAILTRYAMLNKDYEEISGTKVHRAPHPEGKWDRVWKNKNKLVTGMYKYSTGGKTGYTKRAKRTLVSTASKDGMNLIAVTLNAPSDWNDHIAMFDYTFKNYELVKVLDKGVISKIKDPFYKNKVYYNHEFSYPVLKGEESKIKVKINLLKAKETWKSPEDIPVPVGKTFIYLGDSVIGEQSIFFETEEMPPPKKSFLDLFKNLFFTFLGLASNG; encoded by the coding sequence ATGAGGATACAAACATCGCTCATATACATACTGCTTATGACAATTATGATTTCAATCCTACCAGCAAACAAGGCGATGGCAGCACCAGGTGTGAGCGCAAGTGCTGCAGTACTAATTGAACAGGAATCAGGGAGAGTAATTATAGGAAAACATGAGCATGAAAAGCGGAGAATAGCCAGTATTACGAAAATCATGACAGCTATTCTTGCAATTGAGTCAGGAAAGTTGGATGAGACTGTTACAGTAAGTCAAAATGCGGAAGGTACTGAAGGATCTTCTTTGTATTTAGTTGCTGGTGAGAAAATTAAACTGCGTGACTTAGTATATGGATTAATGCTGCGTTCAGGAAATGATTCAGCAGTTGCCATTGCCGAACATGTTGGTGGAAGTGTAGAAGGCTTTGCTTATATGATGAATCAAAAGGCTGAGGAAATAGGGATGAAAAATACTAACTTTCGAAATCCCCACGGTCTTGATACACATGAGGATCACTACTCAACTGCCTATGATATGGCAATTTTGACAAGATACGCGATGCTCAATAAAGATTACGAAGAAATTTCAGGAACGAAGGTACACCGTGCTCCTCATCCAGAAGGAAAATGGGATCGCGTTTGGAAAAACAAAAACAAGCTAGTAACAGGAATGTATAAGTATTCCACTGGTGGAAAAACAGGATATACAAAGCGTGCAAAACGTACGTTGGTATCAACAGCTTCTAAAGATGGTATGAATCTAATCGCAGTTACATTAAATGCTCCAAGTGACTGGAACGATCATATTGCTATGTTTGATTATACGTTTAAAAACTACGAACTCGTAAAAGTATTGGATAAAGGCGTTATTTCAAAAATAAAGGACCCTTTTTATAAAAATAAAGTGTATTACAATCATGAATTCTCGTATCCAGTATTAAAAGGTGAAGAGAGTAAAATTAAAGTGAAGATTAACTTGTTAAAAGCAAAAGAAACATGGAAGTCTCCAGAAGATATTCCAGTACCAGTGGGGAAAACATTTATTTATTTAGGTGACTCCGTTATTGGCGAGCAGTCCATATTCTTTGAAACAGAGGAGATGCCTCCACCGAAGAAATCGTTCTTAGACTTATTTAAAAACCTATTCTTTACGTTCCTTGGTTTAGCAAGCAATGGTTAA
- a CDS encoding superoxide dismutase, protein MEILVVEKYLHDVGEWVTNVLAVVERSGMKTDDEKHLHQELTVFSNKLDEVVTNRPITPEGATEIQKVANDIFSLSERLFNLESERNTTHQRVPIGGHTLPPLPYPYSALEPFISEEIMRLHHDTHHKSYVDGLNKAEKMMEKARMSNNYDLLKHWEREAAFHGSGHYLHTIFWNVMKPKGGGLPTGRLASQLTKDFGSIQQFKEHFTEAAKKVEGVGWALLVWAPRAQRLEILQTEKHQLMTQWDTIPLLVLDVWEHAYYLQYKTDKNKYITNWWNLVNWDEVESRFEEAYKLKWKSY, encoded by the coding sequence ATGGAAATCTTAGTAGTTGAGAAGTACTTACATGATGTAGGTGAATGGGTGACAAACGTTCTTGCAGTAGTAGAACGAAGTGGCATGAAAACGGATGATGAAAAACATCTTCACCAAGAGTTGACTGTCTTTTCAAATAAGTTGGATGAGGTTGTAACAAATAGACCAATCACTCCAGAGGGTGCAACAGAAATTCAAAAAGTAGCGAATGATATTTTTTCCTTGTCAGAACGCCTTTTCAATCTAGAAAGTGAGAGAAATACTACACATCAGAGAGTACCAATCGGTGGACATACATTGCCACCTCTCCCTTATCCTTACAGCGCATTAGAGCCATTCATTTCTGAAGAAATCATGAGACTTCATCATGATACACATCACAAAAGCTATGTTGACGGATTAAATAAAGCAGAGAAAATGATGGAAAAAGCACGTATGTCAAATAATTATGATCTATTAAAACATTGGGAACGAGAGGCAGCTTTTCACGGATCAGGACATTATTTACACACGATTTTTTGGAATGTGATGAAACCTAAGGGAGGAGGACTGCCCACTGGAAGATTAGCATCGCAACTTACAAAGGACTTTGGCAGCATTCAGCAGTTTAAAGAACACTTTACAGAGGCAGCGAAAAAAGTTGAAGGAGTAGGTTGGGCACTATTAGTTTGGGCGCCACGTGCACAAAGATTAGAAATTTTGCAAACAGAAAAACATCAACTTATGACTCAATGGGATACGATCCCGTTACTTGTTTTAGATGTTTGGGAACATGCTTATTATCTACAATATAAAACAGACAAAAATAAGTATATTACAAATTGGTGGAACCTCGTAAATTGGGATGAGGTAGAGTCCCGATTTGAAGAAGCATATAAATTAAAGTGGAAGTCATACTGA
- a CDS encoding DUF2935 domain-containing protein produces MKTYKESALFELQFWLQVLGDHGRFLSDSLAPKEKELINQANYFIRNFDDLLTRSKRDVTDEELDRLLQESYQSSLEIRQLKLTIIEKLLLKQVTISLTPTFINHMVNEVEEFIRLVKHFVDKKVPPAMHPLHHDLIWLIDAAGHAGAINDRLDHTEKDLKHKSAEFTKQFEDFYLKAIEMAGYLRTNLATFPALARFHHQIDLEMTIFKAFLREIEELELTKQTLSILSPLMADHMAREECYYLTKLAESTEVVQDPNCDPTKPRTKS; encoded by the coding sequence TTGAAAACATACAAAGAATCAGCACTGTTTGAGCTTCAGTTCTGGCTACAGGTGCTCGGCGATCATGGAAGATTTTTGAGTGACTCTTTAGCCCCGAAAGAAAAGGAGCTTATTAATCAAGCAAACTATTTTATTCGTAACTTTGATGATCTCTTAACACGTTCTAAACGAGACGTAACTGACGAAGAACTTGACAGATTACTTCAAGAATCTTACCAATCAAGTTTAGAAATACGGCAATTAAAATTAACAATTATTGAAAAGTTACTACTGAAACAGGTTACCATTTCGTTAACACCGACTTTTATTAACCATATGGTAAATGAAGTGGAAGAGTTTATTAGGTTAGTAAAACACTTCGTTGACAAGAAAGTCCCCCCTGCCATGCATCCTCTCCATCATGACTTAATTTGGCTCATTGATGCAGCAGGTCATGCCGGTGCCATTAATGACCGTCTTGATCATACAGAAAAAGATTTGAAGCATAAGAGTGCAGAGTTTACGAAGCAATTTGAAGATTTTTATTTAAAAGCAATTGAAATGGCTGGTTACCTAAGGACAAATTTAGCTACGTTTCCTGCCTTAGCACGTTTTCATCATCAAATTGATTTAGAAATGACAATCTTTAAAGCCTTTTTACGTGAGATTGAAGAATTAGAGTTAACGAAACAAACACTAAGTATCTTATCTCCGCTAATGGCTGATCATATGGCAAGAGAAGAGTGCTATTATTTAACGAAACTAGCAGAATCAACTGAGGTTGTTCAGGATCCTAATTGTGACCCGACGAAACCAAGAACCAAATCATAA
- a CDS encoding DUF3907 family protein produces MGNDIVQTQVQQVEVFLKETVFLISDYLNDSTLLSMKKEGIEGNEEYYKQLLSGLRRLEVFCSEGLDACSVILRNSTFRKSAAEQTLYKIYHQCIEEFFSPKNDTWFENSRSAYTGKDAIKFKEEAPKSFVNLFRKLEGRFQGIREELEYYETDYRTKMMQS; encoded by the coding sequence ATGGGGAATGATATCGTCCAAACTCAGGTTCAACAAGTCGAAGTGTTTTTAAAAGAAACAGTCTTCCTAATCTCTGATTATCTAAACGACTCAACTCTATTATCAATGAAAAAAGAGGGAATAGAGGGAAACGAAGAATACTATAAACAGCTGCTGTCAGGTCTTCGTCGTTTAGAAGTGTTTTGTTCTGAAGGTCTGGATGCTTGCTCTGTGATTTTGCGAAACTCCACATTCCGAAAGTCGGCAGCAGAACAGACATTATATAAAATTTATCATCAATGCATTGAAGAATTTTTCTCTCCAAAGAATGATACATGGTTTGAAAATAGTCGCTCTGCCTATACAGGGAAGGATGCGATAAAATTTAAAGAAGAAGCTCCAAAGTCATTCGTGAATCTATTTCGCAAGCTGGAAGGACGATTCCAGGGTATTCGTGAGGAATTAGAATATTACGAGACGGACTATCGTACAAAGATGATGCAGTCCTAA
- the scpB gene encoding SMC-Scp complex subunit ScpB, which translates to MDINNWKAIIEGLLFAAGDEGLTIKQMCMVLELHPDTVVDIISEMQLEYEKKDRGIRIIEIASTFQLATKKEHAPYFKKLMENPTHNTLSQAALETLAIVAYKQPITRAEIEEIRGVKTERPLQTLVSKLLVREVGRVEGTGRAILYGTTKEFLDYFGLKSIEELPPLPENTSEEYVQEEADLFFEKFAEAFDDIS; encoded by the coding sequence ATGGATATTAATAATTGGAAAGCAATTATCGAGGGACTACTTTTTGCTGCAGGTGATGAGGGACTCACAATAAAGCAAATGTGTATGGTGCTTGAGCTGCATCCAGATACAGTTGTTGATATTATTTCTGAAATGCAGCTAGAATACGAGAAGAAGGATAGAGGCATTCGAATTATTGAAATTGCAAGTACGTTTCAATTAGCCACAAAAAAGGAGCATGCTCCTTATTTTAAAAAGCTTATGGAGAATCCGACTCATAACACATTATCACAGGCTGCACTTGAAACCTTGGCAATTGTGGCTTATAAACAGCCAATTACAAGGGCTGAAATCGAAGAAATACGAGGCGTTAAGACAGAGAGACCTTTGCAAACTTTAGTATCAAAGCTCCTTGTGAGAGAAGTTGGACGTGTAGAAGGTACGGGAAGAGCTATCTTATATGGAACAACAAAGGAATTTCTGGACTACTTTGGATTAAAATCAATCGAAGAATTACCTCCACTTCCTGAGAATACATCTGAAGAATATGTGCAAGAAGAGGCAGATTTATTTTTTGAGAAATTTGCAGAGGCATTTGATGATATTTCGTAG
- a CDS encoding segregation/condensation protein A yields the protein MNVQQYSVKLDAFEGPLDLLLHLINRYEIDIYDIPMAELTEQYLLFIYAMQELKLDIASEYLVMAATLLEIKSKMLLPKQEEELFDEDLELELGDDPRDELMLRLIEYRKYKEAADDLKSLEEERGQMFTRPPSDLSEFNSDTQEVASLDVNIYDMLGALQKLLRRKKLQRPLQTKITRQEIPIDVRMTQIIDELTQLKPNEKKNFLQLFPYEDKEHIVVTFLALLELMKKNTIKIDQENNFSDIFLSLK from the coding sequence ATGAATGTGCAACAGTATAGTGTGAAACTGGATGCGTTTGAAGGTCCGTTAGACCTTTTATTGCATTTAATTAATCGATATGAAATTGATATATATGACATACCGATGGCTGAATTAACAGAACAATATTTATTATTTATATATGCCATGCAGGAATTAAAGCTAGACATAGCCAGTGAATACCTAGTGATGGCAGCAACATTATTAGAAATAAAAAGTAAAATGCTTCTTCCTAAGCAAGAGGAAGAGCTTTTTGATGAGGACTTAGAGTTGGAATTGGGTGATGACCCTCGTGATGAATTAATGCTGCGCTTAATTGAATACCGTAAGTATAAAGAAGCAGCTGATGATTTGAAAAGCTTGGAGGAAGAACGGGGACAAATGTTCACGAGACCACCTAGTGATTTAAGTGAGTTTAATAGTGATACCCAGGAAGTCGCTTCATTAGACGTTAACATATACGATATGTTAGGAGCACTTCAAAAACTATTGCGACGTAAAAAACTACAACGTCCACTTCAAACGAAGATTACGAGACAAGAGATACCAATAGATGTCAGAATGACACAAATTATTGACGAATTAACACAGCTGAAACCTAACGAGAAAAAGAATTTCCTGCAATTGTTTCCCTATGAAGATAAGGAACATATTGTGGTGACATTTCTTGCACTATTAGAGCTGATGAAGAAAAATACGATTAAGATTGATCAAGAAAATAACTTCTCAGATATCTTTCTATCATTAAAATAG
- a CDS encoding YjcZ family sporulation protein codes for MGEVVKGNEGFVLIIVLFILLIIIGSAWL; via the coding sequence ATGGGCGAAGTCGTTAAAGGAAACGAAGGTTTTGTATTAATCATCGTGCTGTTTATTTTATTAATCATCATCGGATCTGCTTGGTTATAA
- a CDS encoding DUF309 domain-containing protein: MYPSAYIDYLVHFHGDRDYFECHEVLEEYWKEDEPGMRKDYWVGFIQVAVSLYHHRRSNFGGARRMMKNALQIFEKEREAVRKLGLDEISLIELIHHQLTQLENKEHYKSINLPINDEKLVQLCIDRCMEKGIVWMNDSDLSNEFIINKHKLRDRTEVIEERKLQKKRKQRTFEL; the protein is encoded by the coding sequence ATGTATCCAAGTGCTTATATTGATTATCTTGTTCACTTTCATGGTGACCGTGATTATTTTGAATGTCATGAGGTATTGGAGGAGTATTGGAAAGAAGATGAACCTGGAATGCGTAAGGATTACTGGGTTGGGTTTATACAAGTAGCTGTATCTTTATATCACCATCGTCGTTCAAACTTTGGTGGTGCACGCAGGATGATGAAAAATGCTTTACAGATTTTTGAAAAAGAAAGAGAAGCTGTACGAAAACTAGGATTAGATGAAATTTCTTTAATAGAGCTTATTCACCATCAACTAACTCAACTGGAAAACAAGGAGCACTACAAAAGCATCAACCTCCCCATTAATGATGAAAAGCTAGTACAACTTTGCATTGATCGTTGTATGGAAAAAGGAATTGTATGGATGAATGACAGTGACTTGAGTAATGAGTTTATCATAAATAAACATAAGCTTCGTGATCGAACTGAAGTCATTGAAGAGCGTAAGCTACAAAAGAAGCGTAAGCAAAGAACGTTTGAGTTGTAA
- a CDS encoding GNAT family N-acetyltransferase, with protein sequence MLIRYKKNHEKIAMGLLSFMPTEKDLKKLQQSIKQYESEENWQLFLWKEDDIIGIIGISALDENKVEIHHICVNPSHRQQGIGKKMVKALVELLGDKEIVPTEQTASFFEKCEKIEE encoded by the coding sequence ATGTTAATTCGATACAAAAAAAATCATGAGAAAATTGCAATGGGACTTCTTTCTTTCATGCCTACAGAGAAGGATTTGAAGAAACTACAACAGTCGATTAAGCAGTATGAAAGTGAGGAAAACTGGCAATTATTTCTTTGGAAAGAAGATGACATTATCGGGATCATAGGAATTTCCGCTCTAGATGAAAACAAAGTTGAGATCCATCATATATGTGTGAATCCGTCTCATCGTCAACAAGGGATTGGAAAAAAGATGGTGAAAGCACTTGTTGAGTTATTAGGTGATAAAGAAATTGTTCCAACAGAGCAAACTGCTTCTTTCTTTGAGAAGTGTGAAAAGATAGAGGAATAG
- a CDS encoding 6,7-dimethyl-8-ribityllumazine synthase, with the protein MSKVFEGHLVGTGLKIGVVVGRFNEFITSRLLSGAEDAFKRHGVNEDDVEVAWVPGAFEIPFIAKKMAESKKYDAVITLGTVIRGSTPHFDFVCSEVAKGVASTSMQTGVPVIFGVITTDTIEQAIERAGTKAGNKGWEAAVSAIEMANLSRSF; encoded by the coding sequence ATGAGTAAAGTATTCGAAGGACATTTAGTTGGAACCGGTTTAAAAATAGGCGTTGTTGTAGGGCGCTTTAACGAGTTTATTACGAGCAGATTATTAAGCGGTGCAGAAGATGCATTTAAAAGACATGGCGTAAACGAAGACGATGTAGAAGTCGCATGGGTACCTGGTGCCTTTGAAATACCATTTATTGCAAAGAAAATGGCGGAATCTAAGAAATATGATGCAGTTATTACTCTAGGAACAGTTATTCGCGGATCTACTCCACACTTTGACTTCGTATGTAGTGAAGTAGCAAAGGGAGTAGCGTCAACTTCAATGCAGACAGGAGTACCTGTTATCTTTGGAGTAATCACAACTGACACAATTGAGCAAGCGATAGAAAGAGCTGGTACAAAAGCTGGTAATAAAGGCTGGGAAGCAGCGGTTTCTGCAATTGAGATGGCTAATCTTTCTCGTTCTTTCTAA